From the Gordonia bronchialis DSM 43247 genome, one window contains:
- a CDS encoding ABC transporter substrate-binding protein, whose translation MTTTRFATVVLAAVLAAAGLAACSSQSSENNQIVLAEGQELGDFNPMMGYGQLGVSPIYEGLLRPQSDTDDALPALVPSLAATTPQRIAPRQWRVALREGVTFSDGTSFDAADVVATYRAVRDPAVASEISTDFAPIVRIDADGPAAVGVTMNTDADPSPYLLLGIAPSERVESAPAAQWRLNTAPVGTGPYALESLGPDQAVLAVRDDYWAGRPEISRVVYTYTPDDNTRAQRVVADEVDGANLPPALIGSLANRDGIEVSSVKSADWRGVSLPSGNAFTADVVARQAMNLGVDRDAIVADVLRGHGAPASTPIAEVYGAAYEPAAQFAFDRARATMLLDGAGWRPGPDGIRTKNGSRAEFTLLYNASDSLRRDLAVAFATAMKPIGVQVNPRGSSWDEIDTRLTADAVLLGGGATPYSIDSQVYDTLHTRVPDSSPYSNPGNFTAPGLDGLLDESRVAAPGPANDKRYRQIQRTYVAAPSAVFLAFLHHTYAMRDTGWSSSSPILEPHSHGVAWGPWWNLPGWRRS comes from the coding sequence ATGACGACAACGCGATTCGCCACGGTGGTTCTCGCCGCGGTCCTGGCCGCGGCCGGCCTCGCCGCCTGCTCGTCGCAGAGCAGCGAGAACAACCAGATCGTGCTCGCCGAGGGGCAGGAACTCGGCGACTTCAATCCGATGATGGGTTACGGACAACTCGGGGTCTCACCGATCTACGAGGGACTCTTGCGGCCGCAGTCGGATACCGACGACGCGTTGCCGGCCCTGGTCCCGTCGCTGGCCGCCACCACGCCGCAGCGGATCGCGCCGCGACAGTGGCGGGTCGCGCTGCGCGAGGGTGTGACCTTCTCCGACGGGACGAGCTTTGACGCGGCGGATGTGGTGGCCACCTACCGCGCCGTGCGCGATCCGGCGGTGGCGTCGGAGATCTCCACGGACTTCGCCCCGATCGTGCGCATCGACGCCGACGGGCCGGCCGCGGTAGGGGTCACGATGAACACCGACGCCGACCCGTCGCCGTATCTGCTGCTGGGGATCGCGCCGTCGGAGCGTGTGGAGTCGGCACCGGCCGCGCAGTGGCGTCTCAACACCGCACCGGTCGGTACGGGACCGTACGCCCTGGAATCACTGGGTCCCGATCAGGCCGTGCTGGCCGTCCGCGACGACTACTGGGCCGGCCGGCCGGAGATCTCGCGCGTCGTCTACACCTACACGCCCGATGACAACACCCGCGCCCAGCGCGTCGTCGCCGACGAGGTCGACGGCGCGAATCTGCCTCCCGCACTGATCGGTTCACTCGCCAACCGGGACGGCATCGAGGTGAGTTCGGTGAAATCGGCCGATTGGCGCGGGGTCTCGTTGCCCTCGGGTAACGCCTTCACCGCCGACGTCGTCGCCCGGCAGGCGATGAACCTCGGCGTGGACCGCGACGCCATCGTCGCCGACGTCCTGCGCGGGCACGGCGCACCCGCGAGCACCCCGATCGCCGAAGTGTACGGCGCCGCATACGAACCCGCGGCTCAGTTCGCCTTCGACCGCGCGCGGGCGACGATGCTGCTCGACGGTGCGGGCTGGCGTCCGGGCCCTGATGGCATCCGAACCAAGAACGGCAGCCGGGCCGAGTTCACCCTGCTCTACAACGCGTCGGACTCGCTGCGGCGCGACCTCGCCGTCGCCTTCGCGACGGCCATGAAACCGATTGGTGTGCAGGTGAATCCGCGCGGCAGCAGCTGGGACGAGATCGACACCCGACTGACCGCCGACGCGGTCCTGCTCGGCGGCGGCGCCACTCCCTACAGCATCGATTCGCAGGTCTACGACACCCTGCATACGCGGGTGCCCGACTCGTCGCCGTACTCCAACCCCGGCAACTTCACCGCGCCGGGACTCGACGGGTTGCTCGACGAATCCCGCGTCGCCGCACCGGGCCCGGCCAACGACAAACGCTATCGGCAGATCCAACGCACCTATGTGGCCGCGCCGTCGGCGGTGTTCCTGGCCTTCCTGCACCACACCTACGCCATGCGTGATACCGGCTGGAGTTCGAGTTCGCCGATCCTGGAACCCCATTCGCACGGCGTTGCGTGGGGGCCGTGGTGGAATCTGCCGGGTTGGCGGCGATCATGA
- a CDS encoding alpha/beta fold hydrolase — protein MDVTFDATRRELSTDQGTLRYHEAGHPDAPPLILLHGSGPGVTGWRNYRGNLGFFAQTHRCFVLEFPGFGVSDPWEGMPVLTAGKSVIAFMNALGIDSAPMIGNSMGGVVGVNLAIKKPDRVAKLVTIGGVGPNVYSPSPSEGLRLLQEFADDPDREKLIRWLNAMVYDKALVTEELIAERWEAAMNPDALATAKTMYGSAAFEMQQKFLADADIAPYWAMMHKVSCPTLLTWGRDDRVSPPDMAMVPMRLIPDAELHIFPRCGHWVMIEAKAAFEATVAAFLAR, from the coding sequence GTGGATGTCACCTTCGACGCGACCCGACGCGAACTGAGCACCGACCAGGGCACCCTGCGCTACCACGAGGCCGGCCACCCCGACGCCCCGCCGCTGATCCTGTTGCACGGCAGCGGCCCGGGCGTCACCGGCTGGCGTAACTACCGCGGCAACCTCGGCTTCTTCGCGCAAACCCACCGCTGCTTCGTGCTCGAGTTCCCCGGCTTCGGGGTCAGCGACCCGTGGGAGGGAATGCCCGTGCTCACCGCCGGGAAGTCGGTGATCGCCTTCATGAACGCCCTCGGAATCGACTCGGCCCCGATGATCGGCAATTCGATGGGCGGCGTCGTCGGGGTCAACCTGGCGATCAAGAAACCCGACCGCGTCGCCAAACTCGTCACCATCGGTGGCGTCGGACCCAACGTCTACAGCCCGAGCCCGAGCGAGGGACTGCGCCTGTTGCAGGAGTTCGCCGACGACCCCGACCGCGAGAAGCTGATCCGGTGGCTCAACGCGATGGTCTATGACAAGGCGCTGGTCACCGAGGAACTCATCGCCGAACGCTGGGAAGCCGCGATGAACCCCGACGCCCTGGCGACCGCCAAAACCATGTACGGCTCAGCGGCTTTCGAGATGCAACAGAAGTTCCTGGCCGACGCCGACATCGCGCCCTACTGGGCGATGATGCACAAGGTCTCCTGCCCGACGCTGCTCACCTGGGGCCGCGACGACCGGGTCAGCCCGCCGGACATGGCGATGGTGCCGATGCGTCTGATCCCCGACGCCGAGTTGCACATCTTCCCCCGCTGCGGGCACTGGGTGATGATCGAGGCCAAGGCGGCCTTCGAGGCGACGGTGGCGGCGTTCCTGGCGCGCTGA
- a CDS encoding 3-hydroxyacyl-CoA dehydrogenase NAD-binding domain-containing protein codes for MSDNMFVWDKDADGIVVLTMDDPNQGANTMNELFMESVATTVDRLEAEKDDIAGVVITSAKKTFFAGGDLKDMTSGRGDATKEEIATAITERTNGMKKVLRRLETLGKPVVAAINGAALGGGLEIALHTHHRIAADVKGNQIGLPEVTLGLLPGGGGVVRTVRLLGIQNALMNVLLQGQRMNPTKAKEVGVIDEVVGSIEELVPAAKEWIKANPEAAQPWDVKGYKMPGGSVTNPSFAQTLPALPSLLRKQIKGANMPAPRNILAAAVEGAYVDVDTADIIETRYFVNLVTGQVAQNMIKAFFFDLQHINNGGSRPEGIEKYTAKKVGVIGAGMMGAAIAYVSAKAGIEVVLKDIDIEAAKRGKGYSEKLEEKALSRGKTTQEKSDALLARITPTVDPEDFKGVDLVIEAAFESVEVKHKVFQEIEDIVEPNAILGSNTSTLPITILAQGVKRQEDFIGIHFFSPVDKMPLVEIIRGEKTSDEVLAKVIDYTLQIRKTPIVVNDSRGFFTSRVIGTFVNEAIAAVGEGVEPAFIEHAGTQAGYPAAPLQLMDELTLTLPQKIRKETEAALKAEGKSIPEHGSNAVVDWMVENGRTAKKDGKGFYDYDENGKRTGLWPGLREQFNSGSTKIPLEDMKERMLFAEALETVKCFDEGVLTSVPDANIGSIFGIGFPAWTGGVIQYINQYEGGLQGFVDRANDLASKYGKHFEPPQSLVDKAAKGEKF; via the coding sequence ATGAGTGACAACATGTTTGTGTGGGATAAGGATGCCGACGGCATCGTCGTTCTCACGATGGACGATCCGAATCAGGGCGCCAACACCATGAACGAGCTGTTCATGGAATCGGTTGCGACCACCGTCGATCGCCTGGAGGCCGAGAAGGACGACATCGCCGGTGTGGTGATCACCTCGGCCAAGAAGACCTTCTTCGCCGGTGGTGACCTGAAGGACATGACCAGCGGTCGCGGCGACGCCACCAAGGAGGAGATCGCCACCGCGATCACCGAGCGCACCAACGGCATGAAGAAGGTGCTGCGCCGGCTCGAGACCCTCGGCAAGCCGGTCGTCGCCGCCATCAACGGCGCCGCCCTCGGTGGTGGCCTCGAGATCGCGCTGCACACCCATCACCGCATCGCGGCGGACGTGAAGGGCAACCAGATCGGCCTGCCCGAGGTGACCCTGGGCCTGCTGCCCGGTGGCGGCGGCGTGGTGCGTACCGTGCGTCTGCTCGGTATCCAGAACGCGCTGATGAACGTGCTCCTGCAGGGCCAGCGGATGAACCCGACCAAGGCCAAGGAAGTCGGTGTCATCGACGAGGTCGTCGGCTCGATCGAGGAGCTGGTCCCGGCCGCCAAGGAATGGATCAAGGCCAACCCGGAAGCTGCTCAGCCGTGGGATGTCAAGGGCTACAAGATGCCCGGCGGTTCGGTGACCAACCCGTCGTTCGCGCAGACCCTGCCGGCGCTGCCGTCGTTGCTGCGCAAGCAGATCAAGGGCGCCAACATGCCGGCCCCGCGCAACATCCTGGCCGCCGCGGTCGAGGGTGCCTACGTTGACGTCGACACCGCCGACATCATCGAGACCCGCTACTTCGTGAATCTGGTGACCGGTCAGGTCGCGCAGAACATGATCAAGGCGTTCTTCTTCGACCTGCAGCACATCAACAACGGTGGCTCGCGGCCCGAGGGCATCGAGAAGTACACCGCCAAGAAGGTCGGCGTCATCGGCGCCGGCATGATGGGTGCGGCCATCGCCTACGTGTCGGCCAAGGCCGGTATCGAGGTGGTGCTCAAGGACATCGACATCGAGGCCGCCAAGCGTGGCAAGGGCTACTCGGAGAAGCTCGAGGAGAAGGCGCTCTCGCGGGGCAAGACCACGCAGGAAAAGTCCGACGCGCTGCTGGCCCGGATCACCCCGACCGTCGATCCCGAGGACTTCAAGGGCGTCGACCTCGTCATCGAGGCGGCCTTCGAGTCGGTTGAGGTGAAGCACAAGGTCTTCCAGGAGATCGAGGACATCGTCGAGCCGAACGCCATCCTGGGTTCGAACACCTCCACGCTGCCGATCACGATCCTCGCCCAGGGCGTCAAGCGCCAGGAGGACTTCATCGGCATCCACTTCTTCTCGCCGGTCGACAAGATGCCGCTGGTGGAGATCATCCGCGGTGAGAAGACCTCGGATGAGGTGCTGGCCAAGGTGATCGACTACACGCTGCAGATCCGCAAGACGCCGATCGTCGTCAACGACAGCCGTGGCTTCTTCACCAGCCGCGTCATCGGCACCTTTGTCAACGAGGCCATCGCGGCTGTCGGCGAAGGTGTGGAGCCGGCGTTCATCGAGCATGCGGGCACCCAGGCCGGTTACCCGGCCGCACCGCTGCAGCTGATGGACGAGCTGACCCTGACGCTGCCGCAGAAGATCCGCAAGGAGACCGAGGCCGCGCTGAAGGCGGAGGGCAAGTCGATCCCCGAACACGGTTCCAACGCCGTCGTCGACTGGATGGTCGAGAACGGTCGCACCGCCAAGAAGGACGGCAAGGGCTTCTACGATTACGACGAGAACGGCAAGCGCACCGGGCTGTGGCCGGGCCTGCGCGAGCAGTTCAACTCGGGCAGCACCAAGATCCCGCTGGAGGACATGAAGGAGCGCATGCTCTTCGCCGAGGCGCTCGAGACCGTGAAGTGCTTCGACGAGGGTGTGCTCACCTCCGTCCCCGACGCCAACATCGGCTCGATCTTCGGCATCGGATTCCCGGCCTGGACCGGTGGTGTCATCCAGTACATCAACCAGTACGAGGGTGGCTTGCAGGGCTTCGTCGACCGCGCCAACGACCTGGCGTCGAAGTACGGCAAGCACTTCGAGCCCCCGCAGTCGCTGGTCGACAAGGCTGCCAAGGGTGAGAAGTTCTGA
- a CDS encoding acetyl-CoA C-acetyltransferase, with product MADQAFIYEAIRTPRGKQRGGALHSVKPVDLASGVINEVLARHGSLDPSEVNDVILGVVSPVGEQGGVIARTAALNSGLPENVPGTQIDRFCASGLEATNLAAAKVASGFDDLVLAGGVESMSRVPMGSDGGALFTDPTTAYDNYIVPQGIGADLIATIEGFSREDVDAFAAESQARAEKAWTSGYFAKSVVPVRDINGVIVLDHDEHRRPGSTVESLGKLKPAFKGLADMAGFDDVILQKYPEVERVNHVHTGGNSSGIVDGAAAVLIGSEEAGKRNGLTPRARFVSFAQIGSEPSIMLTGPTPATELALKRAGLTVDDIDVFELNEAFASVVMKWMKDLKVPHEKVNVNGGAIAMGHPLGATGAMILGTCLDELERTGGRYGLVTLCIGGGMGIATVIERV from the coding sequence GTGGCCGATCAAGCATTCATCTACGAGGCGATTCGTACGCCGCGTGGCAAGCAGCGTGGCGGCGCGCTGCACAGCGTCAAGCCGGTCGACCTGGCTTCCGGCGTGATCAACGAGGTCCTGGCCCGCCACGGCAGCCTGGACCCGTCCGAGGTCAACGACGTCATCCTGGGTGTGGTGTCCCCGGTCGGCGAGCAGGGCGGCGTCATCGCCCGCACCGCGGCGCTCAACAGCGGTCTGCCCGAGAACGTGCCCGGCACCCAGATCGACCGCTTCTGCGCATCGGGCCTGGAGGCCACCAACCTCGCCGCGGCCAAGGTCGCGTCGGGCTTCGACGACCTGGTCCTGGCCGGTGGCGTCGAGTCGATGTCGCGTGTGCCGATGGGCAGCGACGGCGGCGCGCTCTTCACCGACCCCACCACCGCCTACGACAATTACATCGTGCCGCAGGGCATCGGTGCCGACCTGATCGCCACCATCGAGGGCTTCAGCCGCGAAGACGTCGACGCGTTTGCCGCCGAGTCGCAGGCCCGGGCCGAGAAGGCTTGGACCAGTGGCTACTTCGCCAAGTCCGTGGTCCCGGTCCGTGACATCAACGGTGTCATCGTGCTCGACCACGACGAGCACCGTCGTCCGGGCAGCACCGTCGAGAGCCTCGGCAAGCTGAAGCCGGCATTCAAGGGCCTGGCCGACATGGCCGGATTCGACGACGTCATCCTGCAGAAGTACCCGGAGGTGGAGCGCGTCAACCACGTGCACACCGGCGGTAACAGCTCCGGCATCGTCGACGGCGCCGCAGCCGTCCTCATCGGCAGCGAGGAGGCGGGCAAGCGCAACGGCCTGACGCCGCGCGCGCGTTTCGTGTCCTTCGCGCAGATCGGCTCCGAGCCGTCCATCATGCTCACCGGCCCCACCCCGGCCACCGAGCTCGCCCTCAAGCGGGCCGGCCTGACCGTCGACGACATCGACGTCTTCGAGCTGAACGAGGCGTTCGCGTCGGTCGTCATGAAGTGGATGAAGGACCTCAAGGTTCCGCACGAGAAGGTCAACGTCAACGGTGGCGCCATCGCCATGGGCCACCCGCTCGGTGCCACCGGCGCGATGATCCTGGGCACCTGCCTCGACGAGCTCGAGCGCACCGGCGGCCGCTACGGCCTGGTCACCCTCTGCATCGGCGGCGGCATGGGTATCGCCACCGTCATCGAGCGCGTCTGA
- a CDS encoding TetR/AcrR family transcriptional regulator encodes MPAQKPSGRTRGADTKRQLVASAAELFLRRGYPQVSLADIARSAGVTAPSVYRHFDDKQALLEAAVLAGVDELEVCTERALADGADTDELIASVCTLGVQRPQAASLWRWTSNYLTVEQNKQVALRTREVIGKWASALADGRDDLTDREAVQLAWASLSVCGSLTVHHSRMSAARAREELEKMIRRVVALRPASAPALDVAAPVAAVTATRRDEILDAAAELFAARGYTDVGIDEIGAAVGIAGPSVYKHFPSKLAILVGIGQRSAMWLEAGVIASFAATSDPAKLLALLIDSYVTVITSTTDLSVAFNSSTAMRGQSGAAELLDIQRRYVARWIDLLIQVDPGLRRDQGAVAVHAALSIVNDAVRMRRGVNHPEFAARMAYLMKGVLDV; translated from the coding sequence ATGCCTGCACAGAAGCCGTCCGGACGCACCCGCGGCGCCGACACCAAACGCCAGCTCGTCGCCAGCGCCGCCGAGCTGTTCCTGCGTCGTGGTTACCCGCAGGTGTCGCTGGCCGACATCGCCCGCTCGGCCGGGGTGACGGCCCCGTCGGTGTACCGGCATTTCGACGACAAGCAGGCGCTGCTCGAGGCCGCCGTCCTCGCCGGCGTCGACGAGTTGGAGGTCTGCACCGAACGCGCGCTGGCCGACGGCGCGGACACCGACGAACTCATCGCCTCGGTGTGCACGCTGGGCGTGCAGCGTCCGCAGGCGGCGTCGCTGTGGCGGTGGACCAGCAACTACCTCACCGTCGAGCAGAACAAGCAGGTTGCCCTGCGCACCCGCGAGGTCATCGGCAAGTGGGCCTCGGCACTGGCCGACGGTCGCGACGACCTCACCGACCGCGAAGCGGTGCAACTCGCCTGGGCCAGCCTCAGCGTGTGCGGAAGCCTGACCGTGCACCACTCCCGGATGTCCGCGGCCCGGGCACGCGAGGAACTCGAGAAGATGATCCGACGCGTCGTCGCATTGCGTCCGGCGTCGGCGCCGGCCCTCGACGTCGCCGCACCGGTGGCCGCGGTCACCGCGACCCGACGCGACGAGATCCTCGACGCGGCAGCCGAACTGTTTGCCGCTCGCGGTTATACCGATGTGGGGATCGACGAGATCGGCGCCGCGGTCGGCATCGCCGGTCCCAGTGTGTACAAACACTTCCCGTCGAAGCTGGCGATCCTCGTCGGCATCGGGCAGCGCAGCGCGATGTGGCTGGAGGCCGGGGTCATCGCCTCCTTCGCCGCCACTTCCGATCCCGCCAAACTGCTTGCCCTGCTGATCGATTCCTATGTCACGGTGATCACCAGCACCACCGACCTCTCGGTGGCGTTCAACAGTTCGACCGCGATGCGCGGACAGTCCGGTGCGGCCGAACTCCTCGACATCCAGCGACGCTATGTAGCACGATGGATCGACCTGCTCATCCAGGTCGATCCGGGTCTGCGACGCGATCAGGGCGCGGTGGCCGTCCATGCCGCGCTGTCCATCGTCAACGACGCGGTGCGGATGCGGCGCGGGGTGAATCACCCCGAGTTCGCGGCCCGGATGGCCTACCTGATGAAGGGCGTGCTGGATGTCTGA
- a CDS encoding adenylate/guanylate cyclase domain-containing protein: MSEPGVSQPEVSQPLYTRDELVAELGISHAYAEKIWNAFGLPHGSGIDKPLDPDEVAALRLLVHSEHSMPEPVQVATARAIGQAMARLADWQADQLRQLEANPDLPWSMDEMAHALGQIQHHIWRRHLALALERDAGHEHGDQADVTVGFADIVGYTSLSRRIGFADLEEILDAFEERTHEIVVGLDGYVIKNLGDAVMFTFGDPRSAAMAAIGIHRLSESAPIPALRVGLARGPVLTRLGDVFGETVNIAARLCGSARQGKTLIDESVAAALRDDNRFFVKSIPTLSVRGYRRLHAYTLDVDRRAENVAIPEPGDDAETELREALDRGVGA, from the coding sequence ATGTCTGAACCCGGGGTGTCGCAACCCGAAGTGTCGCAACCCCTGTACACGCGCGACGAACTCGTCGCCGAACTCGGCATCTCACACGCGTACGCGGAGAAGATCTGGAATGCGTTCGGCCTGCCGCACGGCAGCGGCATCGACAAACCCCTCGACCCCGACGAGGTTGCGGCGCTGCGACTTCTGGTGCACAGCGAGCACTCGATGCCCGAGCCGGTTCAGGTCGCCACCGCCCGCGCCATCGGACAGGCGATGGCCCGGCTGGCCGACTGGCAGGCCGACCAGTTGCGTCAACTCGAGGCCAATCCCGACCTGCCGTGGTCGATGGATGAGATGGCGCATGCCCTCGGACAGATCCAGCACCACATCTGGCGTCGGCATCTCGCACTGGCCCTCGAACGCGACGCCGGCCACGAGCACGGTGATCAGGCCGACGTCACAGTGGGTTTCGCCGACATCGTCGGCTACACGAGTCTGTCGCGGCGGATCGGTTTCGCCGACCTCGAGGAAATCCTCGATGCGTTCGAGGAACGCACCCACGAGATCGTCGTCGGGCTCGACGGTTACGTCATCAAGAATCTGGGCGATGCGGTGATGTTCACCTTCGGCGACCCGCGGTCGGCGGCGATGGCCGCCATCGGAATCCACCGGCTCAGCGAGTCGGCACCCATCCCGGCGCTGCGGGTCGGCCTCGCGCGCGGTCCGGTGCTGACCCGGCTCGGCGACGTCTTCGGCGAGACGGTGAACATCGCTGCGCGCCTCTGCGGGTCAGCCCGCCAGGGCAAGACCCTGATCGACGAGTCGGTGGCCGCGGCGCTGCGCGACGACAACCGGTTCTTCGTCAAATCCATTCCCACCCTGAGTGTTCGGGGCTATCGCCGCTTGCACGCGTATACGCTCGACGTGGACCGTCGAGCCGAGAACGTCGCCATCCCCGAACCCGGCGACGACGCCGAGACGGAGCTCCGCGAGGCGCTCGACCGCGGCGTCGGCGCCTGA
- a CDS encoding sulfate/molybdate ABC transporter ATP-binding protein encodes MTTTSAADLSVWITLPTPSMRVDHTFAAGSTTAVVGPNGAGKTTLLRAIAGLLNGGESRIALGNELFHGRGRPVPVHRRGIALLGQDAGLFPHLSVRANVAFAPASQRLPRREVTLRADRWLDALDVVDLADRKPAQLSGGQAQRVAIARALAAQPRVLLLDEPFRALDVDVAARLRALLRDLLADRSRTTLIVTHDVVDAVGLADDILVIETGRVVQSGPTREVLSVPASRFAASLSGLNLFVGELESPNIVVDAVGNRVVGTAREELDAGKRGAAVFAPRSVAVYADVPHGSPRTVMQGTVTDLAPSGDHALVACAVGTQTVQAEVTWDAVADLDVRIGASVYLVVKASEVGIYGSAGAVLPGEK; translated from the coding sequence GTGACAACGACATCCGCCGCCGACCTGAGCGTCTGGATCACCCTGCCGACGCCGTCGATGCGGGTGGATCACACCTTCGCCGCCGGAAGCACCACCGCGGTCGTCGGGCCCAACGGGGCCGGGAAGACGACGCTGCTCCGGGCGATCGCCGGTCTGCTGAACGGCGGTGAGTCGCGGATAGCTCTGGGAAACGAGCTCTTTCACGGCCGAGGACGGCCGGTGCCGGTGCATCGACGGGGCATCGCGCTCCTCGGACAGGATGCCGGGCTGTTTCCGCACCTGTCCGTGCGCGCGAATGTGGCCTTCGCGCCGGCGTCGCAACGTCTCCCGCGCCGAGAGGTCACCCTGCGAGCCGACCGCTGGCTCGATGCGCTCGACGTCGTCGATCTCGCCGATCGCAAGCCCGCTCAGCTGTCCGGCGGTCAGGCACAGCGGGTCGCGATCGCCCGGGCGCTGGCGGCACAACCTCGGGTCTTGCTGCTCGACGAGCCATTTCGGGCGCTCGACGTCGATGTCGCGGCCCGGCTGCGTGCGCTGTTGCGTGATCTGCTCGCCGACCGTTCGCGCACCACGCTGATCGTCACCCATGACGTCGTGGATGCCGTCGGTCTCGCCGATGACATCCTGGTGATCGAGACCGGCCGCGTGGTCCAGTCCGGCCCCACCCGCGAGGTGTTGTCGGTGCCGGCGAGTCGGTTCGCGGCGTCGTTGTCGGGGCTCAATCTCTTTGTCGGCGAACTGGAATCGCCGAACATCGTCGTCGACGCCGTCGGTAACCGGGTGGTCGGGACGGCGCGCGAGGAGCTTGACGCCGGGAAGCGTGGTGCCGCGGTGTTCGCGCCGCGCTCGGTGGCCGTGTACGCCGATGTGCCGCATGGCAGTCCGCGCACCGTCATGCAGGGCACGGTCACCGACCTCGCACCCAGTGGCGATCATGCCCTCGTCGCGTGTGCGGTGGGCACCCAGACCGTGCAGGCGGAGGTGACCTGGGATGCGGTGGCCGACCTGGACGTGCGGATCGGGGCGTCGGTATACCTGGTGGTGAAGGCCAGCGAGGTGGGCATCTACGGTTCCGCGGGCGCCGTCCTGCCCGGCGAAAAGTAG
- a CDS encoding ABC transporter permease, which translates to MTMPKSAAVRVIPRCLYLPAALGVLLIVLPPLALIAKTPWDSFVAQVTSESSKQALVLSLQTASASTVLCLLLGVPMAVIFARHDGLLVRLLRSLVLLPLVLPPVVGGIALLYTFGRFGLVGEHLRAVGIDIAFTSTAVVLAQTFVALPFLVISTEGALRVTGTRYEEVAATLGAGPTRTLWRITVPLVAPAVLAGTVLAFARAMGEFGATITFAGNAPGITQTAPLAIYVAAIDDPTEAIPLSLILVLVSLVVVVAVHSRRRDRTATL; encoded by the coding sequence ATGACCATGCCGAAGTCCGCTGCCGTCCGGGTGATCCCGCGGTGTCTGTATCTGCCTGCCGCGCTCGGCGTGCTGCTGATCGTTCTGCCGCCACTCGCGCTGATCGCCAAGACGCCATGGGATTCCTTTGTCGCACAGGTGACTTCCGAGTCGTCGAAGCAGGCTCTGGTGCTGTCGCTGCAGACGGCATCGGCCAGCACCGTGCTGTGCCTGCTGCTCGGTGTACCGATGGCGGTGATCTTCGCCCGGCACGACGGTCTGCTTGTCCGGCTGCTGCGGTCGCTGGTGCTGCTGCCGCTCGTATTGCCGCCCGTCGTCGGGGGCATCGCGCTGCTCTACACGTTCGGCCGATTCGGTCTGGTCGGGGAGCACCTGCGCGCCGTCGGCATCGACATCGCGTTCACCTCCACCGCGGTGGTCCTCGCGCAAACCTTTGTGGCCCTGCCCTTTCTGGTGATCAGCACCGAAGGCGCGCTGCGGGTCACCGGAACCCGGTATGAAGAGGTGGCCGCGACGCTCGGCGCCGGGCCCACCCGTACGTTGTGGCGCATCACCGTGCCGCTCGTCGCACCCGCGGTATTGGCCGGGACGGTGCTGGCTTTCGCCCGGGCGATGGGCGAATTCGGCGCGACGATCACCTTCGCGGGCAACGCACCCGGCATCACCCAGACCGCCCCGCTGGCGATCTACGTGGCGGCGATCGACGACCCGACCGAGGCGATCCCGCTGTCGCTGATCCTGGTGCTGGTGTCGTTGGTGGTGGTCGTCGCGGTACACAGCCGGCGCCGAGACCGGACGGCGACACTGTGA
- the modA gene encoding molybdate ABC transporter substrate-binding protein, with product MKRHLVGMVLPVLVVAGLVVAGCSSGDDSAPPSSGAPATLHVYAAASLKKTFTAIAAEFEKSHPGVTVVPSFAGSSTLVNQIKQGAPADVFASADEANMTKLGDKATDPRIFATNTLVIVTAPGNPKGIRTFAALNKSGVTTVICQVAQPCGAATKAVERNTGITVSAASEEESVSAVLTKVTSGQADAGVVYVTDAKGAGDKVATVVDPAFAAVVNRYPIATVSGAANDTLGKEFVDAVLSPAGQHILADAGFGPP from the coding sequence ATGAAGAGACACCTGGTCGGCATGGTGCTGCCCGTGCTCGTGGTGGCGGGGCTCGTGGTGGCGGGATGCTCGTCGGGCGACGATTCCGCGCCACCCTCCTCGGGTGCCCCGGCGACCCTGCACGTCTACGCGGCGGCGTCGTTGAAGAAGACCTTCACCGCCATCGCCGCGGAGTTCGAAAAGAGCCACCCCGGTGTCACCGTCGTCCCGTCCTTCGCCGGATCGTCGACGCTGGTCAACCAGATCAAGCAGGGCGCGCCCGCCGATGTCTTCGCCAGCGCCGACGAAGCCAACATGACCAAACTCGGCGACAAGGCGACCGATCCCAGGATCTTCGCCACCAACACCCTGGTAATCGTCACCGCACCGGGAAACCCCAAGGGCATCAGGACCTTTGCCGCCCTCAACAAGTCAGGGGTGACGACGGTGATCTGCCAGGTCGCGCAACCCTGTGGCGCCGCGACGAAGGCAGTGGAACGCAACACCGGCATCACCGTGAGCGCCGCCTCGGAGGAGGAATCGGTGAGCGCCGTGCTGACCAAGGTGACTTCGGGGCAGGCCGACGCGGGCGTCGTCTACGTCACCGACGCCAAGGGCGCAGGTGACAAGGTCGCGACCGTCGTCGACCCGGCGTTCGCCGCGGTCGTCAACCGGTACCCGATCGCCACCGTCAGCGGGGCGGCCAATGACACGCTCGGTAAGGAGTTCGTCGACGCGGTGCTCAGTCCGGCAGGTCAGCACATCCTGGCCGACGCGGGGTTCGGGCCCCCCTGA